From the Serratia nematodiphila DZ0503SBS1 genome, one window contains:
- a CDS encoding fimbrial protein — MSYFPAKLMLPCLLSLMLIADNVQAARPSQGWGQVNMQGAIINTACAIAAGSREQLIDMDVTPVADIIRDGSGGARYFSIELINCVLSRAESKLPDWSGFRVTFDGDADGELFEMHGGAKGIGLQIVDAEGNIAHPGNPLPIREILPERMLLNYQMRLVANNQPLQAGEYYSAVRFKMDYY, encoded by the coding sequence ATGAGTTATTTTCCTGCAAAATTAATGCTTCCTTGCCTATTGTCCTTAATGTTAATCGCGGATAACGTTCAGGCCGCTCGCCCCAGTCAAGGATGGGGACAGGTCAATATGCAAGGAGCCATTATCAATACCGCCTGCGCTATTGCCGCCGGCAGTCGGGAACAGCTAATCGATATGGATGTCACACCGGTTGCAGATATTATTCGCGACGGCAGCGGGGGCGCTCGTTATTTCTCCATTGAGCTAATTAACTGTGTTTTATCTCGGGCTGAGAGTAAATTGCCGGACTGGAGTGGTTTTCGGGTGACTTTTGACGGGGATGCCGACGGGGAGTTATTTGAGATGCATGGTGGGGCAAAAGGCATCGGATTGCAAATCGTCGATGCAGAAGGAAATATTGCCCACCCAGGAAACCCGTTGCCCATTCGAGAAATATTGCCGGAAAGAATGCTGCTTAACTACCAAATGCGGCTGGTCGCTAATAATCAGCCACTGCAGGCAGGGGAGTATTATTCTGCGGTGCGTTTTAAAATGGACTATTACTGA
- a CDS encoding outer membrane usher protein — translation MFFSPAWKLFRPHALSIGIFLALAHLTPKAEAEDGIQFNTDILDVNDRKNIDLSQFSRSGYIMPGAYAMVIHLNNNELPEQSVSFYPPDDDAQGSQACISPALVEQLGLKPDASKGLRWWHQDECLDIASLKGMEARGDLATAALYLSIPQAYLEYSSPDWDPPSRWDEGIPGLLFDYNVNGQTQRQERSGEQSNSLSGNGTAGANVGAWRLRADWQGQLNHQTGSGQGTDQRLDWSRYYAYRAVSALRSRLTLGEDYLNSGLFDSFRFTGVSLVSDDNMLPPNLRGYAPEVVGVAKTNAKVTISQQGRVIYETQVAAGPFRIQDISEAVSGELDVRVEEQDGSVQAFKMNTASIPYLTRPGSWRFKMAAGKPSDWQHRSNGPLFGTGEFSWGVSNGWSLYGGGLFGGDYNAASLGIGRDLMALGALSFDATQSRARLPQQDGTLSGGSYRLSYSKTFDETDSQVTFAGYRFSEQDFMSMSEYLDARYYGGRVGNNKEMYTITFNQQFRDIGLSLYLNYDHQTYWDRPANDRYNLTLSRYFDIGRFRNLSLSLTGYRNKYENTNDDGMYLSLSLPWGQGANLSYSATVNRHDSSQRVGYYDRLDEHSNYQLNVGSARNGANFSGYYSREGDVAQLSANASYQQGSYSALGFSAQGGATLTAEGGALHRIGMPGSTRLLLDTGGVAGVPVRGYGSTVDTNRWGKAVVTDVNSYYRNKASIDLNQLGDNAEATKSVVQATLTEGAIGYRKFDVLAGEKAMAVIRLADGSTPPFGATVMNASKQDTGIVNDGGSVYLSGIRPGESMTVHWNGAAQCAISLPQALPADMMSNLLLPCRALPANEPEA, via the coding sequence ATGTTTTTTTCTCCTGCATGGAAGCTGTTTCGTCCTCATGCGCTAAGTATCGGTATATTTCTGGCGTTAGCGCATTTAACGCCAAAGGCAGAAGCCGAGGATGGCATTCAGTTTAATACCGATATTTTGGACGTGAACGATAGAAAAAATATCGACCTGAGCCAGTTTTCACGCAGCGGCTATATCATGCCGGGCGCCTATGCCATGGTGATTCATCTTAATAACAATGAGTTGCCGGAACAGAGCGTCAGTTTTTATCCGCCGGATGACGATGCTCAGGGCAGCCAGGCCTGTATTTCACCGGCGCTGGTGGAACAGCTGGGGCTGAAACCGGATGCATCAAAAGGACTGCGTTGGTGGCATCAGGACGAGTGTCTGGATATCGCCAGCCTGAAGGGCATGGAGGCGCGCGGCGATTTAGCCACGGCGGCACTGTATTTGAGCATTCCGCAGGCCTATCTGGAATATTCCTCGCCTGACTGGGATCCGCCGTCGCGCTGGGATGAGGGCATTCCGGGCCTGCTGTTTGACTATAACGTTAACGGCCAGACTCAGCGCCAGGAGCGGAGCGGTGAGCAGAGTAACAGCCTGAGCGGCAACGGCACCGCCGGCGCCAACGTCGGTGCCTGGCGATTGCGCGCTGACTGGCAGGGGCAGCTCAATCACCAAACCGGCAGCGGCCAGGGTACCGATCAGCGGCTGGACTGGAGCCGTTACTACGCCTATCGGGCCGTTTCTGCGCTGCGCTCACGCCTGACGCTGGGTGAGGACTACCTCAACTCCGGCCTGTTCGACAGCTTCCGTTTCACCGGCGTTAGCCTGGTATCTGACGACAACATGCTGCCGCCGAACCTGCGCGGCTATGCCCCGGAAGTGGTCGGGGTGGCGAAAACCAACGCCAAAGTCACCATCAGCCAGCAGGGGCGGGTGATTTATGAGACTCAGGTGGCGGCGGGGCCGTTCCGCATCCAGGACATCAGCGAGGCGGTCTCCGGCGAGTTGGACGTGCGGGTGGAGGAGCAAGACGGCAGCGTGCAGGCGTTCAAAATGAACACCGCCAGCATTCCATACCTGACGCGCCCCGGTTCCTGGCGCTTCAAAATGGCGGCGGGCAAACCTTCAGACTGGCAGCACCGCAGCAATGGGCCGCTGTTCGGCACCGGCGAGTTTTCCTGGGGGGTGAGCAACGGTTGGTCGCTGTACGGCGGCGGCCTGTTTGGCGGCGATTACAACGCGGCTTCGCTGGGTATCGGCCGCGATCTGATGGCGCTGGGTGCACTGTCGTTCGACGCCACCCAGTCGCGGGCGCGGTTGCCGCAGCAGGACGGCACGCTGAGCGGCGGTTCATACCGCCTGAGCTATTCGAAGACCTTCGACGAGACCGACAGCCAGGTGACCTTCGCCGGCTACCGCTTCTCGGAGCAGGACTTTATGAGCATGAGCGAGTATCTGGACGCGCGTTACTATGGCGGCCGGGTGGGCAACAACAAGGAGATGTACACCATCACCTTTAATCAGCAGTTCCGGGATATCGGCCTGAGCCTGTACCTGAACTATGACCACCAGACCTATTGGGATCGACCGGCCAATGACCGTTACAACCTGACGCTGTCGCGCTATTTCGATATCGGCCGCTTCCGCAACCTGAGCCTGTCGTTGACCGGGTACCGCAACAAGTACGAAAACACCAACGACGACGGCATGTACCTGTCGCTGTCGCTGCCGTGGGGCCAGGGAGCCAACCTTAGCTACAGCGCGACGGTAAACCGTCACGACAGCAGCCAGCGAGTGGGGTATTACGATCGGTTGGATGAGCATAGCAACTATCAGCTGAACGTCGGCAGCGCCAGAAACGGCGCCAACTTCAGCGGCTATTACAGCCGTGAGGGCGATGTGGCCCAGTTGAGCGCCAACGCCAGCTATCAGCAGGGCAGCTACAGCGCGCTGGGCTTCAGCGCGCAGGGCGGTGCGACCTTAACGGCAGAAGGCGGCGCGCTGCACCGCATCGGCATGCCGGGCAGTACCCGGCTGCTGCTGGATACCGGCGGCGTGGCCGGGGTGCCGGTGCGTGGTTACGGCAGCACCGTAGATACCAACCGCTGGGGCAAGGCGGTGGTGACGGACGTTAACAGCTACTACCGCAACAAGGCCAGCATCGATCTGAACCAACTGGGGGATAACGCCGAGGCCACCAAATCGGTGGTGCAGGCCACCCTGACCGAAGGCGCAATCGGTTATCGCAAGTTTGATGTGCTCGCCGGGGAGAAGGCGATGGCGGTTATCCGGCTGGCGGACGGCAGCACGCCGCCGTTCGGCGCCACGGTGATGAACGCCAGCAAACAGGATACAGGGATTGTGAACGACGGCGGCAGCGTCTACCTGAGCGGCATCCGGCCAGGTGAAAGCATGACCGTGCACTGGAACGGCGCGGCGCAGTGCGCCATCAGCCTGCCGCAAGCGTTGCCGGCTGACATGATGAGCAACCTGCTGCTGCCGTGCCGGGCGTTGCCGGCCAATGAGCCAGAGGCGTAA
- a CDS encoding fimbria/pilus periplasmic chaperone translates to MKKNFTMSKHQLLTAALLGALLAPQAQAAIALDRTRVIFDGSEKSVSLNISNQNKQLPYLAQGWLEDEKGNKIQSPLAVLPPVQRVEPGKPSQVKIQALPATKQLPQDRESLYYFNLREIPPKSDKPNTLQIALQTRIKLFYRPSAIAPQQNAAPWQEQLTLSKQGDKYVVNNPTPYYVTLVDAGARKGVAGVQGFEPLMVPPKSSAPLGVNASALGNGPVLTYINDYGGRPQLSFNCSGSACQVVPEKSKS, encoded by the coding sequence ATGAAAAAGAACTTTACCATGAGCAAACATCAATTGCTGACCGCCGCGCTGTTGGGCGCGCTGCTGGCGCCGCAGGCGCAGGCCGCTATCGCGCTGGATCGCACCCGGGTGATCTTCGACGGCAGCGAAAAGTCTGTCAGCCTGAATATCAGCAACCAGAACAAGCAGTTGCCATACCTGGCGCAGGGCTGGCTGGAGGACGAAAAGGGCAACAAGATCCAGAGCCCTCTGGCCGTGTTGCCGCCGGTGCAGCGCGTGGAGCCGGGCAAGCCGAGCCAGGTGAAGATCCAGGCGCTGCCGGCGACCAAACAGCTGCCGCAGGACAGGGAATCGCTCTACTACTTCAACCTGCGTGAGATCCCGCCGAAGAGCGACAAGCCGAATACGCTGCAGATTGCGCTGCAGACGCGCATCAAGCTGTTCTATCGCCCGTCGGCGATTGCACCGCAGCAGAATGCCGCGCCATGGCAAGAGCAGCTGACGCTGAGCAAGCAGGGCGATAAGTATGTGGTGAATAACCCGACGCCTTATTACGTCACTTTGGTGGACGCAGGGGCCAGGAAAGGCGTGGCTGGCGTGCAAGGTTTCGAGCCGTTGATGGTGCCGCCGAAGAGCAGTGCGCCGCTCGGCGTCAACGCCAGCGCGTTGGGTAACGGCCCGGTGCTGACCTATATCAACGACTACGGCGGTCGCCCGCAGCTGAGCTTTAACTGCAGCGGCAGCGCCTGCCAGGTCGTGCCGGAAAAGAGCAAGTCGTAA
- a CDS encoding fimbrial protein, whose amino-acid sequence MQWMSEKLRKHLPERHDCRYYGTLGGLALMVPLTLGAMLWLMPAAQGQVADNWYTDGANGVLQVRGALTESACRLEMESAWQVISLGEIGTGRLQNIGDRGVPVAFELRLRDCLRSPAGSRDSRTGALTWANDQPAVTVTFRAGQDADNPQLVRAQGVAGLGLRLTDSRGQDVRLGSRGEPLLLTPGQNTLSYSVAPERTAARLAAGAYRATVDFSLSYD is encoded by the coding sequence ATGCAATGGATGAGCGAGAAACTGAGAAAACACCTGCCGGAGCGTCACGACTGTCGGTATTACGGCACCTTGGGTGGGCTGGCGCTGATGGTGCCCCTCACCCTCGGGGCGATGCTGTGGCTGATGCCGGCTGCGCAAGGGCAGGTGGCGGATAACTGGTACACCGACGGCGCCAATGGCGTGCTGCAGGTGCGCGGCGCGCTGACGGAGAGCGCCTGTCGGCTGGAGATGGAAAGCGCGTGGCAGGTTATCAGCCTGGGGGAGATCGGCACCGGGCGCCTGCAGAATATTGGTGACCGCGGCGTGCCGGTAGCCTTTGAGTTACGGCTGAGAGACTGCCTGCGCAGCCCGGCCGGCAGCCGGGATTCACGCACCGGCGCCTTAACCTGGGCCAATGATCAACCGGCGGTAACGGTCACTTTCCGCGCCGGGCAGGATGCGGATAATCCGCAGCTGGTCAGGGCTCAGGGTGTTGCCGGGTTGGGATTGCGTCTTACCGACAGCCGTGGACAGGATGTGCGGCTGGGCAGCCGCGGGGAACCGCTGCTGCTGACGCCGGGGCAGAATACCTTGAGCTATAGCGTGGCGCCGGAACGCACGGCGGCCCGTCTGGCGGCCGGAGCCTATCGCGCCACGGTGGATTTTAGCCTGAGCTATGACTAA
- a CDS encoding fimbrial protein gives MAHIFNPAGSCSLWRNAAMCLLCVGMSPLANAATTVTVSVTVLETPSCVINDNKTIEVDFGEILTVKVDGNNYKKSVDYTLKCSGIKSNAMQMKIQGGATAFDASALRTNISDFGVAFRSDGKPLPINSWLKFTYSGSQAPPLEAVPVKRANAKLPGGDFTAGATLLLAYQ, from the coding sequence ATGGCGCACATATTCAACCCGGCCGGTAGTTGCAGCCTTTGGCGCAATGCGGCGATGTGTCTTCTCTGTGTGGGAATGTCACCATTGGCCAATGCGGCGACCACTGTAACGGTCAGCGTCACCGTACTGGAAACACCGTCTTGCGTGATTAACGACAATAAAACCATTGAAGTGGACTTCGGCGAGATCCTGACGGTCAAGGTGGATGGCAACAATTATAAGAAATCGGTTGATTATACGCTGAAATGTTCGGGCATTAAGTCCAATGCCATGCAGATGAAAATCCAAGGCGGTGCGACCGCGTTCGACGCTTCCGCGCTGCGGACTAATATCAGCGACTTCGGGGTGGCGTTTCGTTCTGATGGGAAGCCATTGCCCATTAATAGCTGGCTGAAGTTCACCTACTCGGGTAGTCAGGCTCCTCCATTAGAGGCCGTTCCGGTAAAAAGAGCGAATGCGAAGCTGCCCGGCGGTGACTTTACTGCCGGCGCCACCCTGCTGCTAGCCTATCAATAG
- a CDS encoding fimbrial protein has translation MKKLGIVCLILLGITTREGIAVENMSFKGTLREDVPCELNDGQPINVDFETVGVNKIDGERYKKSFSVKVSCPAEFDVAYKIYYVGQPSSFDTAALATNVKGLGIKAQWQKNGAFVDLGVGGAINGLADMDLNFQVVPVRKVNTELVPGAFNASASFLLKYE, from the coding sequence ATGAAAAAGCTTGGCATAGTTTGCCTCATCCTATTGGGTATCACTACTCGAGAGGGGATAGCAGTGGAAAACATGAGTTTCAAAGGGACGCTACGCGAGGATGTGCCCTGTGAGCTCAATGATGGGCAACCGATAAACGTGGATTTTGAAACGGTGGGCGTTAATAAAATCGATGGGGAGCGTTACAAGAAGTCGTTTTCGGTGAAGGTGAGTTGCCCGGCGGAATTCGATGTTGCCTATAAGATTTACTATGTCGGTCAACCCAGTAGTTTTGATACGGCGGCGTTGGCCACTAACGTCAAGGGGTTGGGGATTAAGGCGCAGTGGCAAAAAAATGGCGCTTTTGTTGATCTTGGCGTCGGCGGTGCGATTAACGGTCTGGCTGATATGGATCTTAATTTCCAGGTGGTGCCTGTCCGGAAAGTGAATACGGAGCTGGTGCCGGGTGCGTTCAATGCTTCCGCATCGTTCCTGCTTAAATATGAGTGA